Proteins encoded together in one Chitinophaga sp. LS1 window:
- a CDS encoding class I SAM-dependent methyltransferase codes for MARSTIDEVGISTLEHLSIANRLNDWMFDSIRPFTKGRILEIGSGIGNISTCFIDHGIPLCVSDYSDHYCNLLDQKFANQPLVGGVFQIDLADSDFESRYSPLIGRFDTVFALNVVEHIKDDHLAIANCKKLLSPGGHLIILVPAWQLLYNGFDKELEHFRRYNKTTVRKLFQSQNFEIIKSWYFNLAGILGWFVSGTVLRKKTLPAGQLTFYNKLVPIFRLADKLAFNSVGLSVIIVGRKSEKE; via the coding sequence ATGGCAAGATCAACAATAGACGAGGTAGGTATATCTACTCTTGAGCATTTAAGTATAGCTAACCGTTTAAATGACTGGATGTTTGATTCAATACGACCTTTTACAAAGGGGAGAATTCTTGAAATCGGGAGTGGAATAGGCAATATATCTACCTGTTTTATCGACCATGGCATTCCCTTATGCGTAAGTGACTACAGCGATCACTATTGCAATCTCCTGGATCAGAAATTCGCTAATCAACCATTAGTTGGAGGCGTTTTCCAAATTGATTTAGCTGATAGCGATTTTGAATCTAGATATAGTCCCTTAATTGGCAGATTTGATACTGTTTTTGCATTAAACGTAGTAGAACATATCAAAGATGACCACTTGGCAATAGCTAACTGTAAAAAACTACTATCTCCTGGTGGACATTTGATTATTCTTGTTCCAGCCTGGCAACTTTTATATAATGGATTTGACAAGGAGTTGGAACACTTCAGGAGATATAATAAAACAACGGTTAGAAAATTGTTCCAATCACAAAATTTTGAGATAATAAAATCCTGGTATTTCAACCTGGCCGGAATATTGGGATGGTTTGTATCAGGTACAGTTTTACGTAAGAAAACGCTACCAGCAGGTCAATTGACCTTTTATAATAAACTCGTACCAATATTCCGGTTAGCTGACAAACTAGCCTTCAATAGTGTCGGGCTTTCGGTAATTATAGTGGGGAGAAAATCGGAGAAGGAATAA
- a CDS encoding sugar phosphate isomerase/epimerase has product MKIQFFCPRWGSENLSWKDFMIKAKAAGYDGIEYAITSDTDDQTLDEVWNLAEQHKLLMLPQHFDTCSPDFNEHYDLYAAWLEWINPYPFVKINSQTGRDIFTFEQNNALIDLAGPKVVHELHRGKFSFAAHVTKEYLKANPELKLTFDISHWVAVAESFLGDQQEAVQLAIERAQHIHARVGYPEGPQIPDPRLPEWQEAVKIHLGWWTRIAERFNNDEILTITTEFGPFPYLVHDYSQWDINLHMMSLLKKQLIPSPIFSPL; this is encoded by the coding sequence GTGAAAATTCAATTTTTTTGCCCCCGTTGGGGAAGTGAAAACCTCTCCTGGAAGGATTTCATGATAAAGGCAAAGGCTGCAGGGTATGATGGGATTGAGTATGCTATTACTTCAGACACTGATGATCAAACATTGGATGAAGTTTGGAATCTGGCAGAACAGCATAAATTACTGATGCTTCCTCAACATTTTGATACCTGTAGTCCAGATTTCAATGAGCATTATGACTTATATGCCGCTTGGTTGGAATGGATAAATCCTTATCCTTTTGTGAAAATCAATTCGCAGACAGGACGAGATATTTTTACATTTGAGCAAAATAATGCTTTAATTGATTTGGCTGGCCCGAAGGTAGTACATGAGTTGCATCGGGGGAAGTTTAGTTTTGCTGCCCATGTGACTAAGGAATATTTAAAGGCTAATCCTGAGCTGAAGCTTACTTTCGATATTTCGCATTGGGTGGCAGTGGCTGAATCATTTCTTGGCGACCAGCAGGAGGCTGTGCAACTGGCAATTGAACGAGCGCAGCATATTCACGCCAGGGTGGGATACCCAGAAGGGCCTCAGATACCTGATCCAAGATTACCGGAATGGCAGGAAGCGGTAAAGATACACTTGGGATGGTGGACGCGCATCGCGGAAAGATTTAATAATGATGAAATATTGACTATTACAACTGAATTTGGACCATTCCCTTATTTAGTACATGATTATAGTCAATGGGATATTAACCTACATATGATGAGTTTATTGAAGAAGCAACTTATTCCTTCTCCGATTTTCTCCCCACTATAA
- a CDS encoding phytanoyl-CoA dioxygenase family protein, with the protein MITTTQVNQYKEKGYLVIPDLFSKEEIAALRKETADIFRGKRGVVEGMIDTDDDISDEEVLKKYVAIHFPHKISPVIYKALFHKGVIDVLNGIIGPDVKCMQSMLFVKGPGKAGQSWHQDEFYIPTRDRSLTGVWIAIDDANVENGCLWIIPGKPGYIMRRVENSSKEYADVDTVDVTRFDKDSIPVEVKSGSVVFFHGYTLHSSLRNKTDDCFRTALVNHYMSADSMLPWDQDGHLPATEDLRDIVLVSGKDPYVWKGTVDLNKPYLRPEKLIIKTTI; encoded by the coding sequence ATGATTACAACTACACAGGTAAATCAATATAAAGAGAAAGGATACCTGGTTATCCCTGATCTCTTCAGTAAAGAAGAAATAGCCGCTTTAAGAAAAGAAACTGCGGATATCTTTAGAGGTAAAAGAGGGGTAGTGGAAGGGATGATTGATACAGATGATGATATTAGCGATGAAGAAGTATTGAAAAAATACGTCGCTATACATTTTCCGCATAAGATCTCTCCTGTTATCTATAAAGCGTTATTTCATAAAGGTGTAATTGACGTATTAAATGGCATCATTGGTCCGGATGTTAAATGCATGCAGTCGATGCTATTTGTGAAAGGACCAGGTAAAGCTGGTCAATCCTGGCACCAGGATGAATTTTACATTCCAACCCGTGACAGGTCATTGACTGGTGTATGGATTGCTATTGATGATGCTAATGTAGAGAACGGTTGCCTTTGGATTATTCCGGGTAAACCTGGTTACATCATGCGAAGAGTAGAAAATTCAAGTAAGGAATACGCCGATGTGGATACTGTAGATGTTACCCGATTTGATAAGGATAGTATACCTGTAGAAGTAAAGAGTGGATCTGTGGTATTTTTTCATGGTTATACATTGCATAGCTCGCTCCGTAATAAAACTGACGATTGTTTCCGAACTGCTTTGGTGAATCACTATATGAGTGCTGATTCTATGTTGCCATGGGATCAGGATGGACATTTACCTGCTACAGAGGATTTAAGAGATATCGTATTAGTGTCTGGGAAAGACCCTTACGTTTGGAAAGGTACGGTAGACTTAAATAAACCATATCTCCGTCCGGAAAAATTGATCATTAAAACTACCATTTAA
- a CDS encoding sugar porter family MFS transporter — protein MFIFSIIKWLNAILEAGTFILMNNRFVILISATAALGGLLFGFDTAIISGTIPYIQAYFKLDAVMIGWAVSSGLIGCAMGSLAAGGLADKYGRRNSLIICALLFAISGIGAAISKQFFLFIIFRIIGGLGVGAAAMVSPMYIAEIAPASQRGKLVALYQLAIVTGILLAYFTNYALNGTGEYNWRWMFGTQLIPSILFLLMLLSVPETPRWLVNNEQVKQAVIVLQKIKNSLDVQHELTQIQLSYSEGEKSSISRLFDKKYSKVLIAGVLLAIFQQVTGINAILYYAPVIFNQTGLGNNDSLLYTIIIGLVNVVSTFIAIGFVDKVGRKRFLVMGSVLMGASLIVVAICFYFQFYKYYLILISVLVYVASFGCTLGAVTWVYLSEIFPNRIRALALSLSTFALWLADFAISYSFPVMTAHFSTSITLGIYAGFCLIAFIYMIVNIPETKGKSLEEIETLFL, from the coding sequence TTGTTTATTTTTTCAATAATAAAGTGGCTAAATGCGATTTTAGAAGCGGGTACCTTCATTCTCATGAATAATCGCTTTGTAATACTCATTAGTGCTACTGCCGCTCTTGGAGGATTATTATTTGGATTTGATACTGCTATTATATCCGGTACGATACCTTATATACAGGCCTATTTTAAATTAGATGCTGTCATGATTGGCTGGGCTGTTAGTTCAGGGTTGATAGGTTGTGCTATGGGGTCTTTAGCTGCTGGCGGTTTAGCAGATAAGTATGGTAGAAGGAATTCCCTTATTATCTGTGCTTTGCTATTTGCTATATCAGGTATTGGAGCCGCGATCAGTAAGCAGTTCTTTTTGTTTATCATATTTAGAATTATTGGAGGATTGGGCGTTGGAGCAGCTGCAATGGTTTCTCCCATGTATATAGCGGAAATAGCTCCAGCGTCGCAACGTGGAAAATTGGTAGCCCTGTATCAACTGGCTATTGTAACGGGAATATTGTTAGCCTATTTCACTAATTATGCATTAAATGGTACAGGAGAATATAATTGGCGGTGGATGTTTGGTACACAACTGATTCCTTCTATTCTCTTTTTATTGATGTTGTTATCTGTTCCGGAAACACCGCGTTGGTTAGTGAATAATGAGCAGGTTAAACAGGCTGTTATTGTATTGCAGAAGATCAAGAATAGTTTGGATGTACAGCATGAGCTTACACAGATTCAATTAAGCTATTCTGAGGGTGAAAAAAGTTCGATTTCCAGGTTATTTGATAAAAAATATTCTAAAGTATTAATAGCAGGTGTACTGTTAGCTATTTTTCAACAGGTGACAGGTATTAATGCTATTTTGTATTATGCTCCTGTAATTTTTAATCAAACTGGATTGGGTAATAACGATTCATTATTATACACAATTATTATTGGACTGGTGAACGTTGTATCTACTTTTATCGCAATTGGATTTGTTGATAAGGTTGGGAGAAAAAGATTTTTGGTAATGGGAAGTGTATTAATGGGTGCTTCTTTGATTGTTGTGGCCATATGTTTTTATTTTCAATTTTATAAATATTACCTCATTCTTATTTCAGTGCTGGTATATGTGGCTAGCTTCGGTTGTACACTGGGGGCTGTTACCTGGGTGTACCTTTCTGAAATATTCCCCAATCGCATTCGAGCACTTGCTTTATCACTTTCCACATTTGCATTATGGTTGGCAGATTTCGCTATCAGTTATAGTTTTCCGGTAATGACGGCTCACTTTAGCACATCTATAACCTTGGGGATTTATGCTGGATTTTGTTTGATCGCATTTATTTATATGATAGTTAATATTCCTGAGACAAAAGGAAAATCGTTGGAAGAAATTGAAACTTTATTTTTATGA
- a CDS encoding AraC family transcriptional regulator: protein MTLPLSITTLIGQPILFSPGLPDSFASYRLQGAKPFYAQSESFGHLICQQIASAGYTAWISHFILSKPADFKITANVDDLLLHYTIKGSMHYVFDTTESIASEHHLNIVVSRRLKHVIRFKSAGVYAAINVHIPIVALQELKDSFPVISTFLEKTNSGHAVTLLDHNMVAHERLRNIVRDINERNLPSTAGEKYREQKTTELIIESLDMLSRYLTDNNGLSAADHERGERTEVHLLKHLHQPSPPTLRQLSKFAGTNEKKLEDIFKLRHGVTVYDFFQNARMSIIYRKLTESDIPLQDLADEFGYTDYSSFSYAVKKRFSYSPRELRRKNLA from the coding sequence ATGACCCTACCATTGTCCATTACAACCCTCATAGGGCAGCCCATTTTGTTTTCCCCTGGCCTGCCTGACAGCTTTGCCAGCTACCGCTTACAAGGAGCAAAGCCATTTTATGCTCAAAGTGAAAGCTTTGGACATCTGATATGCCAACAGATTGCTAGTGCTGGTTATACTGCCTGGATTAGTCACTTTATTTTGTCTAAGCCTGCAGATTTCAAGATAACAGCTAACGTAGACGATCTGCTATTGCATTACACCATCAAAGGAAGCATGCATTATGTCTTTGACACCACTGAAAGTATTGCTAGTGAGCATCACTTAAATATAGTGGTGTCCCGCCGTTTGAAACATGTTATTAGATTCAAAAGTGCTGGTGTCTATGCTGCTATAAATGTGCATATTCCAATTGTGGCTTTGCAGGAATTAAAAGACAGTTTTCCCGTTATCAGCACATTCCTGGAAAAGACAAATAGTGGACATGCGGTTACGCTATTAGACCACAACATGGTAGCCCATGAAAGATTAAGAAACATCGTAAGAGATATTAACGAAAGAAATTTGCCCAGCACAGCTGGAGAAAAATACCGCGAACAAAAAACCACAGAACTTATTATTGAATCATTAGATATGCTATCACGTTATCTTACTGACAATAACGGGCTCAGTGCCGCAGACCATGAAAGAGGTGAAAGAACAGAAGTGCACCTATTAAAACATTTACATCAGCCCTCACCACCAACCTTACGACAATTATCTAAGTTCGCAGGAACAAATGAGAAAAAGCTGGAAGACATCTTTAAGTTACGACATGGTGTAACAGTATATGATTTTTTTCAAAATGCCAGGATGAGTATCATTTATCGAAAGTTGACCGAATCTGATATTCCTTTACAAGATCTGGCTGATGAATTTGGCTATACTGATTATTCAAGCTTCTCGTATGCCGTAAAGAAAAGATTTTCTTACAGTCCGCGAGAGTTACGTAGAAAAAATTTAGCATAG
- a CDS encoding NAD(P)/FAD-dependent oxidoreductase, whose translation MSTPFINDTDMNSKKYAIIIGAGPAGLTAAYELLKRSDIIPIIFEKSNDIGGISKTINYKGNRMDIGGHRFFSKSDRVMNWWMNILPIEHGTESEFTISYQNKSRQVNSSSERNGKANDDKVMLVRKRLSRIYFLRKFFTYPITLSIETLRKLGIGRTIAILISYLQAQIFPITPEKSLEDFMINRFGKTLYKLFFKDYTEKVWGVPCNEISAEWGAQRIKGVSIRKAIQHAVQELNKKKNKNDIAQKDTETSLIEQFLYPKYGPGQLWEEVARQVVDMGGIIYMNHDVKKIHTEGNKIVGISVTDKTNGEEKIYPGDYFFSTMPVKELISGIQGNVPQEVSTTANGLQYRDFITVGILLRRLSYLDKKSGEWKPLKLEDTWIYIQEKEVTVGRLQIFNNWSPFMVNDPDTIWVGMEFFCNETDTFWKLPDEEIKSLAITELEKIGLANSSNVLDSTVLRVEKTYPAYFGTYENFDQIKHFTDNFENLFLVGRNGMHKYNNADHSMLTAMVAVDNIIEEITTKENIWSINTEQEYHEETKEPNSFSSTIEKKKLSKNFS comes from the coding sequence ATGAGTACTCCATTTATCAATGATACTGATATGAATTCGAAAAAATATGCCATTATAATTGGAGCTGGACCAGCCGGTCTAACTGCTGCCTATGAATTGCTGAAACGCAGCGATATTATACCTATAATATTTGAAAAAAGTAATGACATCGGTGGCATTTCTAAAACCATCAATTATAAAGGCAATAGAATGGATATTGGTGGACATCGATTCTTTTCCAAATCGGATAGAGTCATGAATTGGTGGATGAATATCCTACCTATTGAACATGGAACCGAAAGTGAATTCACGATTAGCTATCAAAATAAATCACGACAAGTAAATAGTTCCTCTGAAAGGAATGGAAAAGCAAATGATGACAAAGTTATGCTTGTAAGAAAGCGGTTATCCAGAATCTATTTCTTGCGAAAATTCTTTACATATCCCATTACACTTTCTATTGAAACATTAAGAAAATTGGGAATTGGCAGAACCATTGCAATATTAATCTCTTACCTACAAGCACAAATATTTCCAATAACGCCTGAAAAAAGTCTTGAGGATTTCATGATCAATCGATTTGGGAAAACTCTATACAAATTATTCTTTAAAGACTATACTGAGAAAGTATGGGGGGTACCCTGCAATGAAATATCAGCTGAATGGGGTGCACAACGGATTAAAGGTGTAAGTATTCGAAAAGCTATACAGCACGCGGTACAAGAACTCAACAAAAAGAAAAATAAAAATGATATTGCTCAAAAAGATACAGAAACAAGTCTGATCGAACAATTCCTCTATCCTAAATATGGCCCTGGTCAACTATGGGAAGAAGTGGCTAGGCAGGTCGTTGACATGGGAGGCATCATTTATATGAATCATGATGTAAAAAAGATACATACGGAGGGCAATAAGATAGTCGGTATTTCTGTAACTGATAAAACCAACGGAGAAGAAAAGATCTATCCAGGAGATTATTTTTTTAGTACTATGCCTGTTAAAGAGTTAATTTCAGGTATTCAAGGAAACGTACCTCAAGAGGTTTCTACAACAGCGAATGGTCTTCAATATAGAGATTTCATAACAGTGGGAATATTGTTAAGGAGATTATCATACTTGGATAAAAAATCAGGAGAATGGAAGCCGTTAAAATTGGAAGATACATGGATTTATATTCAGGAAAAAGAAGTAACTGTTGGCAGGTTACAAATATTCAATAATTGGAGCCCATTTATGGTCAATGATCCAGACACTATTTGGGTTGGCATGGAATTCTTCTGCAATGAAACCGACACCTTTTGGAAATTACCTGATGAAGAAATTAAATCACTAGCTATCACAGAATTAGAAAAAATAGGCTTAGCTAACAGTTCAAATGTACTGGACAGCACAGTTCTGCGCGTAGAAAAGACCTATCCAGCCTATTTCGGAACTTACGAAAATTTCGATCAAATTAAACATTTTACAGATAATTTTGAAAACCTATTTCTTGTTGGAAGAAACGGAATGCATAAATATAACAATGCAGATCATTCAATGCTTACAGCAATGGTCGCTGTTGATAATATTATTGAGGAAATTACAACAAAGGAAAATATTTGGTCAATAAATACGGAACAGGAATACCATGAAGAAACAAAAGAACCTAATTCATTCTCGTCTACAATAGAAAAAAAAAAACTTTCAAAGAATTTCTCATAA
- a CDS encoding protein kinase domain-containing protein, with amino-acid sequence MNSSSSDRTINIVNDYTEILNRFGIEEKEVNGYYYQIGESYQKQGWIINISIWDIHFQSLSEYLLPRLKCYNVAYLIPMNSGIHSMLQNGLFGYKNLGKIITIYLQEENQLLALIKELIEMTKYFNGPEIPTDFHLESLVYTRYGSYTQDASEKKYIFDNKGNKILDEESIPPVLYDWAPWPFNEIRQPTINSRRKILNEKYLVTKSIKPDVKGEVMKGIYQHSFLNFKKCIIKEGKKGMSVDIHGRQMSDRLKWQYETHKKLKKKVPIPDIIEFFQEYEETYLVFEFIDGKSLNNLLTDIYEGNTWEDLSFYKKNQIIDVLIKFIKAVDLLHANDYIHRDLNIENVFIDKNNEVWLIDLELSFDLKESNPFPPYERGTEGYMSPEQKDLLYPTIQQDIFSIGAILVMSFVHITPYKFNFTDKNALNNILRFFISDEEINNLISSCLDNNMSNRPNLNKIIENLSSFKRRLNDIIPKINTKKLNKKALEIIIKNSLLSLNYSGMLSSQNYWSSPISTKEAFIGNFRADRTIYTGFRKGVSGIIFLIGQAAKVGLNIEPLKENLEENFPLVSDTIFNSTQMEPGLFDGSYSLALAILSLIQGHLLPKDDHNISLVQKCLNFIPSELNLSYGIAGYGITLLKCKDIVKEKFTKEKLNYCIDLIINKQLSNGAWRFDNNVGKSKIVTGFSYGIAGIIWFLLNYVEIYNDETALSSALKGLQYLKKISKRSKQEFRWQITSSSKEVHEFKSGGYFLLLPFIKAYKITKNPLYKKIVEGTLYAYPQHVVADFSSIERGVAGLGEVYLEAWQTFGNKEWHERASWIVQLLIHTSYKHDKYEYWLQTDPYNPHADLLTGQSGIIHFLLKYNFNDGVSNLFD; translated from the coding sequence ATGAACTCATCCTCTTCCGATCGGACCATTAATATAGTCAATGATTATACCGAAATCTTAAATCGCTTTGGCATAGAAGAGAAGGAAGTTAATGGATATTATTACCAAATAGGTGAAAGCTACCAAAAACAAGGTTGGATAATCAATATTTCTATTTGGGATATTCATTTTCAATCCTTATCTGAGTATTTACTACCACGATTAAAATGCTACAATGTAGCATATCTAATCCCTATGAATAGTGGTATACATAGTATGTTACAAAATGGTCTATTTGGTTATAAGAATTTAGGGAAAATAATTACTATATATCTTCAAGAAGAAAATCAGTTGTTAGCACTTATAAAGGAACTGATAGAAATGACAAAATATTTTAATGGACCAGAAATTCCTACAGATTTTCATTTAGAAAGCCTTGTTTACACAAGATATGGTAGCTACACACAAGATGCCAGTGAAAAAAAATACATATTCGACAATAAAGGAAACAAGATTTTAGATGAAGAAAGTATTCCTCCTGTTCTTTATGACTGGGCACCATGGCCATTTAACGAGATCCGCCAACCTACTATAAATAGTAGAAGAAAAATCTTAAACGAAAAGTATTTAGTAACTAAATCAATTAAACCGGATGTAAAGGGTGAGGTAATGAAAGGTATTTACCAACATAGCTTCTTAAATTTCAAAAAATGTATAATAAAGGAAGGAAAAAAAGGAATGTCAGTTGACATACATGGTAGACAAATGAGCGATCGATTAAAATGGCAATATGAAACTCATAAAAAATTAAAAAAGAAAGTACCAATCCCCGATATTATTGAATTTTTTCAAGAATATGAAGAAACGTATTTAGTTTTTGAGTTTATAGATGGAAAGTCACTTAACAATCTATTAACTGATATATATGAGGGAAATACGTGGGAAGATTTATCTTTTTATAAAAAGAATCAAATAATTGATGTACTGATCAAATTTATAAAAGCAGTTGATCTTTTGCATGCAAATGATTATATACATAGAGATTTAAATATAGAAAATGTATTTATCGATAAGAATAATGAAGTTTGGCTAATTGATCTGGAATTATCATTCGACTTAAAAGAGTCAAATCCCTTTCCTCCTTACGAAAGAGGTACAGAGGGTTATATGTCCCCGGAGCAAAAAGATTTATTATATCCTACAATTCAACAAGATATTTTCAGTATTGGGGCAATATTGGTTATGTCATTTGTTCATATAACTCCATACAAGTTTAATTTTACAGACAAGAATGCTCTAAATAATATCTTAAGATTCTTTATTAGTGATGAAGAGATTAATAATCTCATTTCTTCCTGCTTAGATAATAATATGTCAAATAGGCCAAATCTTAATAAGATTATAGAGAATTTGAGTAGCTTTAAGAGAAGATTAAATGATATTATACCTAAGATTAATACAAAAAAACTTAACAAGAAAGCTTTAGAAATTATAATTAAGAATTCCTTATTGTCATTAAATTATTCGGGGATGCTAAGTTCACAAAATTATTGGTCGTCCCCAATATCAACAAAAGAAGCATTTATTGGTAATTTTAGAGCAGATCGTACTATATATACAGGATTCCGAAAAGGAGTAAGTGGTATTATATTTTTAATTGGTCAGGCAGCAAAAGTAGGATTAAATATAGAACCATTAAAGGAAAATTTGGAGGAAAATTTTCCTTTAGTTTCTGACACTATATTCAATAGTACTCAAATGGAACCAGGCCTCTTTGATGGCAGCTATAGCCTCGCATTAGCCATTCTTTCATTAATTCAAGGTCATCTCCTACCAAAAGATGATCACAATATCTCACTAGTACAAAAATGTCTGAATTTCATTCCTAGCGAACTAAATCTCTCATATGGCATCGCCGGGTATGGGATCACATTATTAAAATGCAAGGATATTGTAAAAGAAAAATTCACAAAAGAAAAATTAAATTATTGCATTGATTTAATCATAAATAAACAACTATCTAATGGAGCTTGGAGATTTGATAATAATGTTGGAAAATCAAAAATCGTTACCGGATTTTCATATGGTATTGCTGGTATAATTTGGTTTTTATTAAATTATGTTGAAATATATAATGATGAAACAGCTTTATCATCCGCATTAAAAGGTCTACAATATTTAAAAAAGATTAGCAAACGATCTAAACAAGAATTCCGTTGGCAAATAACATCCAGTTCAAAAGAAGTTCATGAATTTAAGTCAGGCGGGTATTTCTTATTACTCCCTTTCATTAAAGCTTACAAAATTACTAAGAACCCGTTATATAAAAAAATAGTTGAAGGAACTTTATATGCTTATCCTCAGCATGTAGTAGCTGATTTCTCATCGATAGAGAGAGGGGTTGCAGGTCTCGGAGAAGTTTATTTAGAAGCTTGGCAGACTTTTGGCAATAAAGAATGGCATGAAAGAGCTTCTTGGATAGTCCAATTATTAATACATACTTCATATAAACATGATAAATATGAATATTGGCTACAAACTGATCCATATAATCCGCATGCCGATCTCTTAACTGGACAAAGTGGAATTATTCATTTTTTATTAAAGTATAATTTTAATGATGGAGTTTCTAATTTATTTGACTAA
- a CDS encoding transposase, whose amino-acid sequence MGYLIDNPGVEIITRDRYSNYAKGATEGCPEATQIADRFHLLQNLSEALKKVLNRNYKAYKQMFATTSHIKKCENINIPSDSLSIGLTSGYNKRLVQMQEVKMRYQKGESLRKIASSVGLNRKTVASYLQLEEPPIKASPAKYNFSEFTSYILEFINKSEDMPIKILINEMKKIGYSGGLTTAYKFIRENFKVHKGKSSPTLPKHLYFPAKAALLLSQSPSKLSSIQNDIVTKICSAAPDIKQACILSRQFRNLLILKRGKLTNRFETWIDKALKCKASEIRSFAKGLLSDISAVRNAILLKWSNGQVEGQINKLKTIKR is encoded by the coding sequence TTGGGATACCTAATTGATAATCCTGGAGTAGAAATTATCACCAGAGACAGGTATTCAAATTATGCAAAAGGAGCAACAGAAGGATGTCCAGAAGCAACACAGATAGCTGACAGGTTTCATTTATTACAAAATCTTAGCGAAGCATTGAAAAAGGTACTTAATCGAAATTACAAGGCATACAAGCAAATGTTTGCAACAACCAGCCATATTAAGAAATGCGAAAATATTAATATACCATCAGATTCATTGTCAATCGGCTTAACCTCAGGCTATAATAAAAGATTGGTTCAAATGCAGGAAGTGAAAATGCGATACCAAAAAGGTGAGTCACTTAGAAAGATAGCATCTTCGGTGGGGCTTAATAGGAAAACGGTGGCTAGCTACCTTCAACTTGAAGAACCGCCAATAAAGGCATCTCCTGCAAAATATAATTTTTCAGAATTTACCAGTTATATCCTGGAATTTATCAATAAATCGGAGGACATGCCCATTAAAATACTGATTAATGAGATGAAGAAGATAGGATATAGCGGAGGTTTAACAACAGCATATAAATTCATTAGGGAAAATTTCAAAGTGCACAAAGGAAAATCTAGCCCAACTCTCCCCAAGCATCTATATTTTCCAGCAAAGGCAGCATTATTATTATCTCAATCTCCTTCAAAATTAAGTTCTATTCAGAATGACATAGTAACAAAAATATGTTCTGCAGCTCCGGATATAAAACAAGCTTGTATTCTATCCAGACAATTCAGAAATTTACTGATCTTAAAAAGAGGAAAACTTACTAACAGATTTGAGACTTGGATTGACAAAGCTCTTAAATGTAAAGCATCGGAAATAAGATCTTTTGCAAAGGGATTGTTATCCGACATTTCAGCAGTGCGTAATGCAATTTTATTAAAATGGAGTAATGGGCAGGTAGAAGGACAAATTAATAAACTAAAAACTATTAAGCGTTAG
- a CDS encoding transposase domain-containing protein — protein sequence MLYSLLGTCKMHGVNPYAWLNDVLSRIAEHPVNKIKELLPHNWIMQQK from the coding sequence ATGCTATATAGCTTATTAGGAACCTGTAAAATGCACGGCGTTAATCCCTATGCATGGTTAAATGATGTCTTATCCCGCATCGCAGAACATCCTGTAAACAAAATCAAAGAACTTCTTCCACATAACTGGATAATGCAGCAAAAGTAA